CAAATTCACCATCTCGACCGCGCACACAGCGGCCTCGAAGCCCTTGTTACCGGCCTTCGCACCGGCGCGGTGAATCGCCTGCTCCAGCGTGTCGCATGTGAGTACGCCGAAAATGACCGGTACGCCGCTGTTCAGCGACGCTTGTGCGATCCCGTTCGTGGCTGCTCCCGCCACATGGTCGTAGTGATCGGTATCACCACGAATCACACAACCGAGGCAAATGACGGCCGCATACTGACTGCTCTTACCGAGTTTCTGTGCGACGAGCGGGATCTCGTAGGAACCCGGAACGCGAACGATATCGATGCGGTCTTCGGTCACTCCGTGCCGCTTAAAAGCATCGACGGCGCCAGCAGCCAGTTGTTCGACCACGAACCCGTTGAATCGGGCCACGACCAACACGAACCGGCCTGCGGGGGAAGAGAAATCGCCTTCGTAAATCATGAGTCGCCGCGCGGGTGTTAAGTGGATCGCGGCGCGCGACGGTTATCGAACAAAGCGCGCCCCGAAATACTCACACTAGTTACGCCCACTAGCGCGGCCACGTCTTCGCCGGCAGGAGGTCGGTCGCGTCTGGGTCGCGAGGGGGTTCCAGCGCCGGTAGCGGCGGCGTGTCGTCGAGTGTGGGCGCGAGATCTGCGAGCACGCT
This region of Gemmata massiliana genomic DNA includes:
- the ribH gene encoding 6,7-dimethyl-8-ribityllumazine synthase; translation: MIYEGDFSSPAGRFVLVVARFNGFVVEQLAAGAVDAFKRHGVTEDRIDIVRVPGSYEIPLVAQKLGKSSQYAAVICLGCVIRGDTDHYDHVAGAATNGIAQASLNSGVPVIFGVLTCDTLEQAIHRAGAKAGNKGFEAAVCAVEMVNLLKKLPG